The DNA segment CGTCTTATTAACCGCAAAGGGAATGAGCGGAGCAAGCAATATCCTGAGTTTATGGACTTGTCCTCCTATTGCCGTGCGGATTCGATTATTCTGGACGGAGAAATGATCGCGCTGAACGCGGACAGGCCGTCCTTCCATGAGATCATGAGGCGGGACAGTCTGCGGCGGGAACAGGAAATTCGTTTCGCCGTCAAGCGGATTCCGGCTATTTATATGATATTTGATGTTCTGTACTATAACGGGGAATGGGTGATCAATCGTACGCTGGCCGAGCGGCAGGAGCTGCTGCAAGAGATCATTGTTCCAAACGCGCAGCTTCAGCTTGTTCCCAGCTACAGCGATGGAGAGAGCTTGTTCGCAGTAATGAAGGAGCGGGGGTGGGAAGGCGTTGTCAGCAAACGGCTGGACAGTACTTATGCAATCGGCGGTAAAGACGGGCGCTGGCAAAAGCTCAAGCTCGGCTATGATTTATACGCCGTAATCGGTGGCGCTACTTACCGAGACGGGATTATGAATGCTCTGCTACTTGGCTTATACGATGAAAATGGACAATTCATTTATATCGGGCATACCGGCAGTGGGAAGCTGAATCAGGATGCCTGGCGAAGCCTCACCGATCAAATATCCGTGCTAATGGTGGAGGATAGAACCTTTCACAATATTCCGCAGCGGATTAAGGGGGCCGTCTGGGTTCAGCCCTTGCTTACGGTGAAGGTGCAATTTATGGAGTGGACTCCCGGCGGAACGTTGCGTCATCCGGTATTGCAGGGGATGGCTGACATACCGCCGCAGAGCTGTTCGGTTACGCAGAACAAGTAGGAAACTAAGAGATGGTCTTTTTTGCTTTGCTGGAGGCTCTTTTTTTCGGTTTGGGCGCAGTATTCCCTCCAATTGCTGTCTCCGCAGTATCTGTGTTTGCGGCTTGCTTTTTGGCCGCCGTTTTGCGCGTGCGCTTGGCAGGAGCTGGACCCGGATCGGTTACGACAGGCTTAACCGCCTCGATGCTGGCCTGCAAGGCCGCCATGAGATCAATGACATTGCTCTGCGGTTTCGCAGGGGCAAGGCTGATCTCCTCCCCGGCAATCTTCTGTTCAATAAGTTGCAGCAGGGATTCCCGATAGTCATCATTATATTTCGCCGGCTCAAATGGAGTCGACAGCTGTTCGATCAACAGCTTGGCCATAGTCAGCTCCTTATCGTTCACGTTCAAATTTTCTGGCAAATTCGGTACTTGAGAGATCGGTCGAACTTCATCGGGATAGAAAATGGTTTCTACAGCTAGACAGCCTTCCATGACTCGGATCGCTGCAAGGCTGCTTTTGGAGCGAATTGCGATTTTGGCGATGCCGATTTTGCCGGATTGGCGCATCGCTTCCAACAGGAGCTGGTAGGCGTTTGATCCAGCCTGGTCGGGAGAGAGGTAATATGTTTTCTGAAAATAGATGGGATCGATTTCCGCCAAATCTACAAAATCCAGAATGGTGATCGTTTTCTCGGTTTGGGCCGACAACTGATCCAGCTCCTCTTTTTCAAACAGCACATATTTCCCCTTCTCATATTCGTAACCGCGGGAGATTTCCTCCCAGGTTGTATCCTTATCGCAGGTTGGACAGCGTCTTACATAAGATATAGGACTGCCGCAAGGCGTATGAATGTATTTCATGGAAATGTCTTTGTCTTCTGTGGCTGAGAACATTTTAACCGGAACGTGTACGAGACCGAAGCTGATTGCACCCTTCCAAACGGTATGCATTAGGGGTTGCTCCTTTCATTCCTTACTTATTTTTTGATGGTTTGGGTTATGATTATGGCATTATCTCTATATTAGTATGGTCCAATTTGGTTCCTCATAACCGGGAGCACCTGGCCTAAGTTGTTGCGGCTCATGCGGCAGACCGATATAATGGGGACATACGTTTGAGCATTTACACAGATCGTGGATGTCCGCAAGTGCGAGCGGAGTTGAAAACGCGATGTTGTAATATTGTAAAGGTGGTTGTATTGGTGGGATTTGATCAAGCTTCGTCAAAATGGATGTACGAGGCCAAGGATTTACAAGGTACTGAAGAACTCGCTGCGTATCTTGCCGCTCAGGCTGCACCGGGAACGGTCATAGCCCTGGATGGGGATTTGGGTGCGGGCAAGACGGCATTTTCTCAATTGTTTGCCAAGCATTTAGAGGTTCAGGATACGGTGAATAGCCCGACTTTTACCTTAATTAAGGAATATGAAGGTCGACTGCCTTTTTACCATATGGATGTGTACCGGTTGACGCTGGAGGAAGCCGAGGATTTGGGATTGGATGAATACTTCTACGGCAACGGCGTGACGCTGGTAGAGTGGGCAAGCATTATCGAAGATATTTTGCCAGAGCAGGTTATGCACATCTATATAGAAGCCGGGGCAGGCACGGAGCGGAAAATGTGGTTATCCGGTCGGGGAGAACCCTACGAGCAATGGATTACGATCTTGAGACAGAATGGAGCTGCACCTAAATGAATTATACACAAAAGCCGCGCCAGCGGTTATTGGCGTTGGACACGTCGACCTCGATCCTATCTGTGGCTGTGATGGAGGACGCCAAGCTGTTGGCCGAACGGAATATGAAGGCGGAGCGCAATCATTCGGCCTATTTGGTTACAGCGATTGAAGAGGCTCTGGCTGAGGCTGGATTGGCTAAGAAAGAATTAGACGGCATTGCTGTCGGCGTAGGGCCGGGATCGTATACCGGCGTTCGCATTGCGGTAACAACAGCCAAGACGCTAGCTTGGTCGCTGCAATTGCCATTGTCCGCCGTGTCGAGTCTGGCGGCAATCGCGCTTGGCGGTTTTGCTGCGGGAAGGGGACAAGTCGCCGAGCAATTTGCCCTTCCTCGCCCTACTGAGGCTGAAATGGCTGTCTCTGCGGATGATGCTGCCGAGCACTGGATTGTGCCGCTCGTCGATGCTCGTCGTGGGCAAGCCTACACCGCGTTATTCGGCGCAGCGGAAGGGCAAATTCCGCACCGCCTAGAACCGGACGCCATTCGGCTGGTGGCAGATTGGCAGGGCGAGCTTGCCCAGCGGCTGGAAGCTTTGCCCCAAGGCCGTAGACCGGCAGGCGTATGGTTCGTTGGAGACACTGCGGTTCATGCCGCAGCGCTTGAAGATCTGCGCTCCCTGTTGGGAGAAGCGCTGCACATTCGCGGCTATGAGCTTGAAGCCGTGTGGCTCGGGCTTGTTGGATCGGAGCAGTTCCTGCGAGGGGCTTATGAAAATGTACATACGCTGGAGCCGAATTATACCCAATTGGCAGAGGCCGAGGCGAAGAAGCTTCGTTAGCATTCAGGGAGGGATTCGGACATGGAGTCAGCAAAGTCGATACAGATGGACAAGGTGACTTTTCGTCATATGAAGCTTGAAGATATACCTGATATTATGGTCATCGAGCATGAATCTTTCACCTTGCCATGGAGCGAAGAGGCATTCCGCAGCGAGATGACCTTAAACCATTTCGCCAAATATTTGGTGATGGATTACGAGGGGAGTCCAATTGGTTATGCGGGGATGTGGACGGTGCTGGATGAGGCGCATATTACAAATATTGCGGTGAGGACGGCATACCGCGGTCATTATTTGGGCGAGCTGCTGTTTCGCAAAATAATTGACTGGGCTGCAGAGCTTGGCATGCGCCGGATGACGCTGGAGGTACGTGTAACGAATCATTCCGCCCAATCCTTATATAGGAAGCTTGGATTTCATTCTGTCGGTACTCGCAAGGGATATTACTCCGATAATGATGAGGACGCGCTCATTATGTGGTACGAGCTTCCCGTTCGGGAGCAGCAAGCAGGTGAAGAGGAAGGAAGCGAAGAAGATTGGATTTAAATCGGGATTGTTATATATTGGCGGTCGAAACGAGCTGTGACGAAACATCGGTCGCTGTTGTTAGAAATGGAACGGAAGTGCTCTCGAATTTAATCGCCAGCCAGATCGAAACGCATCGGGCTTTTGGCGGAGTCGTTCCGGAGGTAGCTTCTCGCAAGCATGTCGAGAGCATCACGCTCATGCTGGAGGGGGCGATCCAGGAGGCGGGCATTACGCTTGAAGACCTGTCAGCGGTCGCTGTTACGGAAGGCCCTGGCCTTGTCGGGGCGCTGCTGGTCGGGATTATGGCCGCCAAAAGCCTTGCCTTTGCTGCGGATAAGCCATTGATCGGCACACACCATATTGCCGGTCATATTTATGCGAATCGGCTTGTGCAGGAAATTCGCTATCCGTCGATTGCGCTAGTCGTTTCAGGCGGACATACCGAGCTTGTGCTAATGGAGCGGGAAGGAAGCTTCAAGCTGATCGGCCGTACGCGGGACGATGCTGTCGGCGAGGCGTACGACAAGGTGGCGAGAGCCTTGGGCTTCCCTTACCCTGGGGGTCCGTATGTCGACAAACTGGCTTTGGAGTCGGATACCGTCGAGGTGTTGCCCCGAGCCTGGCTGGAGCCGGATTCGTACGATTTCAGCTTCAGCGGCTTGAAATCGGCTGTACTGAATGCGGTGAATCAGCATAAGATGCGTGGGGAAGAAGGGTACGGTCCGGCTATCGCCCGCGGCTTTCAAGAGTCGGTCATTGAGGTGCTGGTCGAGAAAGCCATTCGCGCGGTGCGATCAACGGGAGCGGTACAGCTACTGCTATGTGGGGGAGTTGCTGCGAATCGTGGGCTGCGCTCGGCACTTGCCGAGCGGTGTGAGAAGGAGCGGATTGATCTTGTCATTCCGCCGCTAAAATATTGCACGGACAACGCCGCCATGATTGGTGCCGCTGCCTATTTAAAGTGGAAGAGCAAGGAGTTCTCCAACTGGGAGCTTAAAGCGGAGCCTTCACTATCTCTGGAAAAGTGGTCGATGAAATAATAAAAGGGCGCGGATCGGGAAGTATCCCGGATCTGCGCCCTTTTATGTATAACTTTGAGTCTCATTCGTTATCTAGGTCCTGTTGGATGCCAATCAGGAAGTTTGCGATGTGGCGGCTGCTTCTTTATTTGCACTTGCCGCGGGTTCGGACGGATTGCTCATACGGCTGCTACCTTCAAAAACGCTGCCTTCCTCAATCGAAAGACTGGTCACCGTAATGTTGCCGTACAATTTCCCCGTCGAGGTAATTGTAAGCTTGCTCTTCGTTTGAATATCTCCTGTCACTGTTCCAGCGATGATGACATTACGTGCGACAATGTTGGATTTAACTCGGCCTTTTTCACCGATTGTAACGTCGCCTTTACATTCGATATCTCCCGTAACCTGCCCCTCAATGCGAATGCTGGCATCCGATTTAATGTTGCCTTCGAAGCTGCTGCCTTCTCCTACCAGGGTATCCGTCGTATCGGGGTCAAGCTTTACAGGAACTGCCTTGCTTTTAAACATTATTCATCCTCTTCCTTTTCCGGTTTAATTAGATATATTTCGGGGTCAACCATAACCCCATTCTTTACTACTTCAAAATGAAGGTGAGGGCCTGTACTGCG comes from the Paenibacillus lentus genome and includes:
- a CDS encoding bactofilin family protein is translated as MFKSKAVPVKLDPDTTDTLVGEGSSFEGNIKSDASIRIEGQVTGDIECKGDVTIGEKGRVKSNIVARNVIIAGTVTGDIQTKSKLTITSTGKLYGNITVTSLSIEEGSVFEGSSRMSNPSEPAASANKEAAATSQTS
- a CDS encoding DNA ligase; translation: MKLKPVAPFEPIRSEILPAGPGWITQVKWDGVRMLTYYDGHEARLINRKGNERSKQYPEFMDLSSYCRADSIILDGEMIALNADRPSFHEIMRRDSLRREQEIRFAVKRIPAIYMIFDVLYYNGEWVINRTLAERQELLQEIIVPNAQLQLVPSYSDGESLFAVMKERGWEGVVSKRLDSTYAIGGKDGRWQKLKLGYDLYAVIGGATYRDGIMNALLLGLYDENGQFIYIGHTGSGKLNQDAWRSLTDQISVLMVEDRTFHNIPQRIKGAVWVQPLLTVKVQFMEWTPGGTLRHPVLQGMADIPPQSCSVTQNK
- the tsaD gene encoding tRNA (adenosine(37)-N6)-threonylcarbamoyltransferase complex transferase subunit TsaD, whose amino-acid sequence is MDLNRDCYILAVETSCDETSVAVVRNGTEVLSNLIASQIETHRAFGGVVPEVASRKHVESITLMLEGAIQEAGITLEDLSAVAVTEGPGLVGALLVGIMAAKSLAFAADKPLIGTHHIAGHIYANRLVQEIRYPSIALVVSGGHTELVLMEREGSFKLIGRTRDDAVGEAYDKVARALGFPYPGGPYVDKLALESDTVEVLPRAWLEPDSYDFSFSGLKSAVLNAVNQHKMRGEEGYGPAIARGFQESVIEVLVEKAIRAVRSTGAVQLLLCGGVAANRGLRSALAERCEKERIDLVIPPLKYCTDNAAMIGAAAYLKWKSKEFSNWELKAEPSLSLEKWSMK
- the tsaE gene encoding tRNA (adenosine(37)-N6)-threonylcarbamoyltransferase complex ATPase subunit type 1 TsaE, which codes for MYEAKDLQGTEELAAYLAAQAAPGTVIALDGDLGAGKTAFSQLFAKHLEVQDTVNSPTFTLIKEYEGRLPFYHMDVYRLTLEEAEDLGLDEYFYGNGVTLVEWASIIEDILPEQVMHIYIEAGAGTERKMWLSGRGEPYEQWITILRQNGAAPK
- the tsaB gene encoding tRNA (adenosine(37)-N6)-threonylcarbamoyltransferase complex dimerization subunit type 1 TsaB, producing MNYTQKPRQRLLALDTSTSILSVAVMEDAKLLAERNMKAERNHSAYLVTAIEEALAEAGLAKKELDGIAVGVGPGSYTGVRIAVTTAKTLAWSLQLPLSAVSSLAAIALGGFAAGRGQVAEQFALPRPTEAEMAVSADDAAEHWIVPLVDARRGQAYTALFGAAEGQIPHRLEPDAIRLVADWQGELAQRLEALPQGRRPAGVWFVGDTAVHAAALEDLRSLLGEALHIRGYELEAVWLGLVGSEQFLRGAYENVHTLEPNYTQLAEAEAKKLR
- the rimI gene encoding ribosomal protein S18-alanine N-acetyltransferase; translated protein: MESAKSIQMDKVTFRHMKLEDIPDIMVIEHESFTLPWSEEAFRSEMTLNHFAKYLVMDYEGSPIGYAGMWTVLDEAHITNIAVRTAYRGHYLGELLFRKIIDWAAELGMRRMTLEVRVTNHSAQSLYRKLGFHSVGTRKGYYSDNDEDALIMWYELPVREQQAGEEEGSEEDWI
- a CDS encoding Ku protein encodes the protein MHTVWKGAISFGLVHVPVKMFSATEDKDISMKYIHTPCGSPISYVRRCPTCDKDTTWEEISRGYEYEKGKYVLFEKEELDQLSAQTEKTITILDFVDLAEIDPIYFQKTYYLSPDQAGSNAYQLLLEAMRQSGKIGIAKIAIRSKSSLAAIRVMEGCLAVETIFYPDEVRPISQVPNLPENLNVNDKELTMAKLLIEQLSTPFEPAKYNDDYRESLLQLIEQKIAGEEISLAPAKPQSNVIDLMAALQASIEAVKPVVTDPGPAPAKRTRKTAAKKQAANTDTAETAIGGNTAPKPKKRASSKAKKTIS